A window of the Arachis duranensis cultivar V14167 chromosome 5, aradu.V14167.gnm2.J7QH, whole genome shotgun sequence genome harbors these coding sequences:
- the LOC107489294 gene encoding protein MAIN-LIKE 1-like — protein sequence MLTCDHPILPDRYDERVEDHLRVTGFYYASQIGIVQNQKALVNALVERWHPDTHTFHLPIGECAVTLEDVALILGLPTDGLPVTGMTISSFDALKAECLHQFGVAPRKSECRGSCIKLTWLRDLRERLHLVDEISIQRYVKCHIMLLIGTILFGDKSGASVHWKYLPLLNDFDSIGQYSWGSACLAHLYRALCRASRYDCKEIDGPLILLLVWAFMRLPYLAPVPREPHSFPLANRWRNWERGDRRFRYLKLAHIRKALDDLQEGQFVWVAYGVDRVDPNIIPADIYMHSVVWSATVVSQSK from the exons ATGTTGACGTGTGATCATCCTATACTCCCGGATCGGTATGATGAAAGAGTTGAGGATCATTTAAGGGTAACAGGTTTTTATTATGCGTCCCAGATTGGAATAGTCCAAAATCAGAAGGCATTGGTGAATGCTTTAGTTGAAAGGTGGCATCCAGATACACATACCTTTCACCTTCCTATTGGTGAATGTGCTGTGACGCTAGAAGATGTGGCCTTAATTCTCGGTCTTCCGACGGACGGTCTTCCAGTCACAGGGATGACTATTAGTAGCTTTGATGCCTTAAAGGCGGAGTGTCTCCATCAATTCGGGGTTGCACCAAGAAAGTCAGAGTGTAGAGGGAGCTGTATAAAACTGACATGGCTTCGAGATCTAAGAGAACGCTTACATTTGGTTGATGAGATCAGTATACAGAGGTACGTGAAGTGCCACATAATGTTGTTGATCGGTACGATATTGTTTGGAGACAAGTCTGGAGCATCTGTGCACTGGAAATATCTGCCCTTGCTAAATGATTTTGACAGTATCGGACAATACAGTTGGGGTTCCGCATGCCTAGCCCACCTTTACAGGGCATTATGTAGAGCATCTCGTTATGACTGTAAGGAGATCGATGGTCCACTCATACTGTTGCTCGTGTGGGCATTTATGCGACTACCGTACCTAGCTCCGGTTCCGAGAGAACCCCACAGTTTTCCACTTGCAAATAG GTGGCGTAACTGGGAGCGTGGAGACCGACGCTTTAGGTATCTAAAACTTGCTCACATTAGGAAGGCACTCGATGATCTTCAGGAAGGGCAG TTTGTGTGGGTTGCTTATGGTGTGGATCGGGTGGATCCGAACATAATCCCTGCTGATATTTACATGCATTCGGTTGTGTGGAGTGCTACG GTTGTATCTCAgtccaaataa